From the genome of Longimicrobiales bacterium:
CTACACGCCTCTACTCCTCGGCGCTCTACGCCCTCGGCGATACGAAGACGCCGGCGAAGATTGCGCTGATCCGTGTAATAACGTCAGCTGTGCTTGGCGGCACGCTCATGATGCTGCTCGAGCCAATCACGGTTCGCGGTGTCACAATCAGCCTGGGTCCTGGTGTGACCGTCTTCGGCAATCCGATCGGCGTCGCCGGGCTCGCCGCAGGCACCGGCCTCGCCGCCTGGCTGGAATGGACGCTCCTGCGCCGCGCGCTCGGCCGCCGTATCGGCGACGCGTCCGCCGCTGGAGTCCTGCTGCGTCTGGTCGGCGCCGCGCTCATTGCAGCCGCAGCCGGCCGCGGGCTGCTCTACGCGCTCCCGCCACTGCCTCTGATATTCTCTTTGTTTGTGGTCATGGCACCGTTCGGGCTGCTGTACTTCGGCCTGGCCAGCCTCTTCGGGGTCGGGGAAGTACGGACGGCGCTGGCGCGCTTCCGTCGCAGGAAGGCGTAGCGGACCGGGCGCCGCGCGCCCAAGCCACTCGCAAGCACGCGAGAGGGATCCGGCTGGACAGAATCCCCTGGAGCGCCGCGGGGTATAAGGGCCGGAATTCGAAGCAGGAGAACGCGTGCCCCGCGAAGGTCTCACGAGCAAGCTCAAATCGCTGCCCAACCGCCCCGGCGTCTATTTCTTCAAGGACCGCCAGGGCGAGACCCTCTACATCGGCAAGGCAAAGTCGCTGCGGGCACGGGTGCGCGGTCATTTCTCCGCGGACCCGGCGACATCGCTGAAGAACCAGGAGATGCTGCGCCGGGTCGTGGACATCGACACGATCGTGGTCGGCACGGAGGCGGAGGCGCTGCTGCTGGAGGCGAATCTCATCAAGGAGCATCGCCCCCGCTTCAATATCCAGCTGCGCGACGATAAGCGATATCCGTACATCAAGGTCACGCTTCAGGAGAGCTTTCCGCGGGTGTACGTGACGCGGCGGCTGGACAACGACGGCGGTCGCTACTTCGGGCCATATACGGAAGTGGGCGCGATGCGGCAGGCGCTGGAGGTGGTCAAGCGGCTCTACACCGTGCGCAGCTGCCGCTACAACCTGCCGGACGACGCACCTGCGCGGCCATGTCTCGACTATCACATCGGGCGCTGCCTGGCACCGTGTGTGGGGCTGCAGACGCGCGACGCCTATCGCACGATGGTCGATGAGATTCTCGAAGTCCTCGGCGGCCGCACACGCGGAGTGCGCGAGCGCGTCACAGCTGACATGCAGAAGGCGGCGGAGTCGCTCGACTTCGAGCGTGCGGCCACCCTGCGCGACGTGTTGAACGGCCTGGAAGGACTGGAGCGGCGCCAGCGCGCGCTCGACGTGCGTGGCGGCGACACGGACATCATCGGCATTGCACGCGATGGTGACAGTGCATGCGCGGTCCTGCTGCGCGTACGCGAGGGCAAGCTGCTCGGGCGCGAGGTCGATTTCTTCGAGAATCTCGGGGAAGGCGGGGACGCGGAGGTAGTGTCCACTGCGACGACTCGATTCTATTTCGGGCGCGGCGAGCACGGCACCGCGGACCTGCCGCGGGATGTGCTGCTGCCGGTCGACTTCGAGGACCGGCCCACGGTGGAGGA
Proteins encoded in this window:
- the uvrC gene encoding excinuclease ABC subunit UvrC, encoding MPREGLTSKLKSLPNRPGVYFFKDRQGETLYIGKAKSLRARVRGHFSADPATSLKNQEMLRRVVDIDTIVVGTEAEALLLEANLIKEHRPRFNIQLRDDKRYPYIKVTLQESFPRVYVTRRLDNDGGRYFGPYTEVGAMRQALEVVKRLYTVRSCRYNLPDDAPARPCLDYHIGRCLAPCVGLQTRDAYRTMVDEILEVLGGRTRGVRERVTADMQKAAESLDFERAATLRDVLNGLEGLERRQRALDVRGGDTDIIGIARDGDSACAVLLRVREGKLLGREVDFFENLGEGGDAEVVSTATTRFYFGRGEHGTADLPRDVLLPVDFEDRPTVEELLSEVAQRRTGTHVPVRGDKLRLVELANQNARHLLEERAVLGHSIETRADDVLYDLQDALELKVVPRLIACFDISHTQGTEVVGSCVVFRNGEPDKSEYRRFRIRGDWGNDDFRSMEEVVGRYVQRRLAEQKPLPELIIIDGGRGQLNAAVGAARVAGASDAVFASLAKREEEIYLVARPEPLRLPRTSAALRLLQRLRNEAHRFAHGYNRKLRGSRTLVSELSSIPGVGPARQRTLLERFGSVRALRSASATDIASLPGFSGRLAEQIVEHLRQRT